The nucleotide window CATCCCTGAAGCGCATGATGCAACGTCCTGTTCAGGCAGTTCCGTCGCCTCATCTGAAGCCAGAATAGGCTTTCGGCGTTGCACGGTCTGTTCGCTGGCGCACTTAGTGGAAAAGGATTCAGCTCAACAAACGTCCCGCCAGGCGCTCTTGCTGCGCCCGGACAGCCTCTGTCAGAAAGTCCATCAGGGCATGAATCCTCACTACGCCCCGCAAATCCGGGTGCATCAGAAACCACAGGCCGTATTGCAGCTCGGGGATGGGGTCTGTCAGCTGAACAATATCGGGGTCTTCGTCCGCCAGATAACAGGGCATCACGGCCAGCCCCATGCCGGAGCGAACGGCACTGAGAATACTGACCAGCGTATCCACCCGGTAGACACAGGCCTCCTTCAGTGCGTTACTACTCATCCACTGGTCCACGGCTGAATCCTGCAGTCGCGGCCCGGCACCAATCCAGGGCTGGCTGGCAAAGGTTTCGATGGGGGAACCCGGAGTCAAGCCAAGGCTTCGGTGGGCGTAGACCGCCTGGCCAATGTTAGTCAGTGGGCGGCCGATCAGGTTTTCTGGCGGGCGGTTGGACGGGCGAATGGCTACGTCCGCCTCTCTGCGTGTGAGATTGAACAACTGATTGGAAACCGCAACGTCCAGCACGATGCCCGGATACTTGTCCCGGAATTGCGTGAACAGGGGCGCCAGCAGGCCCATCAGCAGTGAGTCCGTGGTGGTGGTCCAGATTTCTCCACTGGGCTGCAGGTCACGGCCGGCGACTTTACGTTCGGCAGCCAGGGCGGCTTCGTCCATAATCTTGCCGGTGTCGGCAAGTTCTTCACCCGCGAGTGTTGGCCGGTACCCGGTTCGGCTTCGCTCAAAGAGAATCACCCCCAGGCGTTGTTCAATATCGCCCAGCCGCCGGAAAACCGTGGCATGGCTTACCCCCAGTGCCCGGGAGGCACCGGAGAGCGAGCCAGCAGTCGCGATTGCGAGCACGGTCTCAAAGTCACTCCACGCCAGATGACTTCGGGCTTTCTGAGGAGTAACAGAGGCTTGGTCGGGTTGCTTTCCTGTCCGTTTTTGCAAAGTCTGTACTCGATTTTAGGGAATAGTTTGCAGTTCAGAACAATATTAGCATGTACCTGAACCTACAGATAACCAACGCGCTCCGCTATCAGATGCGGTGCCAGGGAGGTCAGAGACATGTTGATTTCAGAAGAAATAAAGTACTTTCATGGTGGCAATCCGTTAGCTCTTCGCGATAATGATGACGTATCCGCCCCGAAAACCGAAGACTCGTTCGAGGGAAGCATACCGACCAGATACCGGTCCGGAATGGGCGGGGTGAACCTCGAGCAGGTAAAGCGGGACCAGCGACAGGCGCGAAGGGAACTGGTTCAGGCTATCATTCACCGTCTGAGCAATCTCATTACTCGATGACGACCAAATCGAAGAAAGATGAATATGAGTACCAGGGAGGGTAGCCTGAAACAGAACAGAGCAAAGCCGGCCAACCAAACTGTTTCCAAAGAGGGTTTGATGTCCTTTAAGAGCCGCTTGCGTCGTTACGCGCGCTCGTTTCGTCGCGGCATCCACATTCTGGCGGCGCCTGTAAAAGGCGACAATGGTCGGGGCGGACTTTTTATCCAGGCCTACCGGGGCTACGGCTCCCGCAGCCGGGTGTTCCTGATCGGAAGGGTTTTCCGGCAGCCGCACTTCGGCGCTTCATGGCGGGAGGACCGGCTGCGCCGGGACATCATCGACCTCATTCGCAGACTGCTGCGCAAGCCGATCGTCGGAGCCCGCGTCCGTATAAGGTACAAGGACACCAACACGGTCGTACATACTGACCGGCACGGTTACTTTCGGGTCGATATGGAACTGGGCACCATGCCGTCGGATGTTACCTGGCACGAGATGGAACTGTCACTGGACAGTCCCGTCGACGAGCGTGCAGCCACCACTGGCGAGTTCTTTACTCCGCTGCCCGGTGCCCGTTACGGCGTCATCAGCGACATTGACGATACCGTGGTCTACACCGGCGTCGCCAATACCGCCATGATGATGTGTCGCCTGTTTGCCCAGGGTGCTGAAAGCCGTGTGGTTTTTCCCGGTGTGCCAGCCCTGTATCAGGCATTCCATGCCGGCCGGGATAATGACGAAGGAAACCCCCTGTTCTATGTGTCCCGCGCGCCCTGGAGCATCTACCAGGTGCTGGTGGAAGTTTTTCGCCGCAACCGGCTTCCCCATGGGCCGATCCTGATCCTGCGGGAGTGGGGAATGAAGCGTGGCAGCCTGCTGCCGCGGAGGGCCAAGGCTCATAAGCAGGACGCAATTCGACATATCCTTGAGACATACCCTGACATGCAGTTTGTTCTGGTGGGTGATTCCGGGCAGCGTGACCCGGAGATCTATAACCACATTCTGCGGGAACATCCCGGCCGTGTACTGGGCATCTACATCCGCGACGTCAGCAACACAGCAGAGCGCTCCGAGGCCATCGATCGGCTTGCCCGGGAGGCCCAGGAGGCAGGCTGTGACCTGATACTGGCGGCCGACAATGTCGCGATGGCGGAACATGCGGCCAGTGAGGGGCTG belongs to Marinobacter sp. SS13-12 and includes:
- a CDS encoding LysR family transcriptional regulator, whose amino-acid sequence is MQKRTGKQPDQASVTPQKARSHLAWSDFETVLAIATAGSLSGASRALGVSHATVFRRLGDIEQRLGVILFERSRTGYRPTLAGEELADTGKIMDEAALAAERKVAGRDLQPSGEIWTTTTDSLLMGLLAPLFTQFRDKYPGIVLDVAVSNQLFNLTRREADVAIRPSNRPPENLIGRPLTNIGQAVYAHRSLGLTPGSPIETFASQPWIGAGPRLQDSAVDQWMSSNALKEACVYRVDTLVSILSAVRSGMGLAVMPCYLADEDPDIVQLTDPIPELQYGLWFLMHPDLRGVVRIHALMDFLTEAVRAQQERLAGRLLS
- a CDS encoding phosphatase domain-containing protein, coding for MSFKSRLRRYARSFRRGIHILAAPVKGDNGRGGLFIQAYRGYGSRSRVFLIGRVFRQPHFGASWREDRLRRDIIDLIRRLLRKPIVGARVRIRYKDTNTVVHTDRHGYFRVDMELGTMPSDVTWHEMELSLDSPVDERAATTGEFFTPLPGARYGVISDIDDTVVYTGVANTAMMMCRLFAQGAESRVVFPGVPALYQAFHAGRDNDEGNPLFYVSRAPWSIYQVLVEVFRRNRLPHGPILILREWGMKRGSLLPRRAKAHKQDAIRHILETYPDMQFVLVGDSGQRDPEIYNHILREHPGRVLGIYIRDVSNTAERSEAIDRLAREAQEAGCDLILAADNVAMAEHAASEGLITDAAVNAVREEQRHADENAD